The following are from one region of the Microbacterium sp. cx-55 genome:
- a CDS encoding PfkB family carbohydrate kinase, giving the protein MASVRPVVVIGDALIDEIQDAEGSREFVGGAALNVAVGLARLGFPATLIAMVGDDEAGAQIRSYLDDYGVALIATISPLGSSRATSTRGPGGEPVYVFNDAAQARRVRFGEAERAAIAGAAITVVSCMPFDDEEQTAELASALADADGLVAIDPNPREGMMHDRDRFVRGFEAVARMADLVKVGEDDADLLYGGDLDALRDRLRADGAVAVLTTRGAGGAGVVAAGVDVTRPIAAAPGPIVDTMGAGDAVLSSAVATLLAEHPASAAEWAALLERAMDVAAATCRFEGALLRLPSALTGLDPERPGS; this is encoded by the coding sequence ATGGCGAGCGTGCGACCCGTCGTCGTCATCGGCGACGCACTCATCGATGAGATCCAGGATGCGGAGGGCTCGCGCGAGTTCGTCGGCGGCGCCGCGTTGAACGTGGCGGTCGGCCTCGCCCGGCTCGGATTTCCCGCGACCCTCATTGCGATGGTCGGCGACGATGAGGCGGGCGCGCAGATTCGCTCGTACCTCGATGACTACGGCGTGGCGCTGATCGCGACGATCTCGCCGCTCGGCAGCTCCCGCGCGACCAGCACGCGCGGGCCCGGCGGCGAACCGGTCTACGTGTTCAACGACGCGGCGCAGGCTCGGCGGGTGCGGTTCGGTGAGGCCGAGCGCGCCGCGATAGCGGGAGCCGCGATCACCGTGGTCAGCTGCATGCCGTTCGACGACGAGGAGCAGACGGCGGAGCTCGCCTCGGCCCTCGCGGATGCGGACGGCCTCGTCGCGATCGATCCGAACCCGCGCGAGGGCATGATGCACGACCGCGACCGCTTCGTGCGCGGTTTCGAGGCGGTCGCCCGAATGGCCGACCTCGTGAAGGTCGGCGAGGACGACGCCGACCTGCTTTACGGCGGCGATCTCGACGCGCTCCGCGACCGTCTGCGTGCCGACGGCGCCGTCGCGGTGCTCACCACTCGGGGCGCGGGCGGTGCCGGCGTGGTCGCCGCGGGTGTCGATGTCACCCGCCCGATCGCCGCCGCGCCGGGCCCGATCGTCGACACGATGGGCGCGGGGGATGCGGTGCTGTCGTCGGCGGTGGCGACGCTGCTGGCCGAGCACCCCGCATCCGCTGCGGAATGGGCGGCGCTCCTCGAACGAGCCATGGATGTCGCCGCCGCAACGTGCCGTTTCGAGGGTGCGCTTCTGCGGCTCCCGTCGGCTCTCACGGGCCTGGATCCGGAGCGTCCGGGCAGCTGA
- a CDS encoding manganese efflux pump MntP has translation MSFFTLLVVSVGVSADAFAVSLSQGVRVTRHVYRDAFIVALTFGLFQALMPLLGFVLGAQFSTFIAPVDHWIAFGLLALIGGRMLWEAFRAHPDAAPNGRIRPRELVLLGVATSVDALAVGISFAFLDVDIVPAVALIGVITFAVSFLGVAIGHRVGTRFQKAAEIGGGIVLIGIGTKILLEHLLA, from the coding sequence ATGTCCTTCTTCACTCTGCTCGTCGTCTCGGTGGGTGTCTCCGCCGACGCCTTCGCGGTTTCGCTGTCGCAGGGCGTGCGCGTCACGCGGCACGTGTACCGGGACGCGTTCATCGTCGCGCTGACGTTCGGGCTCTTCCAGGCGCTCATGCCGCTGCTCGGGTTCGTGCTGGGGGCGCAGTTCAGCACTTTCATCGCTCCGGTCGACCATTGGATCGCTTTCGGGCTGCTCGCGCTCATCGGCGGAAGGATGCTCTGGGAGGCGTTCCGGGCTCACCCCGACGCCGCGCCGAACGGCCGGATTCGCCCCCGCGAACTGGTCCTGCTCGGTGTCGCGACCAGCGTCGACGCGCTCGCGGTCGGAATCAGCTTCGCGTTCCTCGACGTCGACATCGTGCCCGCCGTGGCGCTCATCGGCGTCATCACGTTCGCCGTCTCGTTCCTGGGTGTCGCGATCGGACACCGGGTGGGAACCCGGTTCCAGAAAGCGGCCGAGATCGGCGGCGGCATCGTGCTGATCGGCATCGGCACGAAAATCTTGCTCGAACACCTGCTGGCCTGA
- a CDS encoding YajQ family cyclic di-GMP-binding protein translates to MADSSFDIVSKIDRQEADNALNQARKEVEQRYDFKGADASIEWSGEAVLIKANSEERAKAVLDVFQTKLIKRGISLKSLETGEPMPSGKEVRITSTLKEGITQENAKKLGKILRDEGPKSVKSQIQGDELRVQSKSRDDLQEAQRLLKAADLDFDVQFTNYR, encoded by the coding sequence ATGGCTGACTCCAGTTTCGACATCGTCTCCAAGATCGACCGCCAGGAGGCGGACAACGCACTGAACCAGGCCCGTAAAGAGGTCGAGCAGCGCTACGACTTCAAGGGCGCGGATGCCTCGATCGAGTGGAGCGGCGAAGCTGTGCTCATCAAAGCGAACAGCGAAGAGCGCGCGAAGGCCGTTCTCGACGTCTTCCAGACCAAGCTCATCAAGCGCGGAATCTCGCTGAAGAGCCTTGAGACGGGCGAGCCGATGCCGAGCGGCAAGGAAGTGCGCATCACCTCGACCCTCAAAGAGGGCATCACGCAGGAGAACGCGAAGAAGCTCGGCAAGATCCTGCGTGACGAGGGCCCGAAGTCTGTCAAGTCGCAGATCCAGGGCGACGAGCTGCGTGTGCAGTCGAAGAGCCGCGACGACCTGCAGGAGGCCCAGCGTCTGCTGAAGGCCGCCGACCTCGATTTCGACGTGCAGTTCACCAACTACCGCTGA
- a CDS encoding esterase/lipase family protein has protein sequence MITLARNLGWWIRDYAYAIVWQVRAFFGRTDPAGFRTGDGVPIVVIPGVYESWRFLQPLIVALHDRGHPVHVLDPLRSNLQPVPEGAARVVDYLAERDLRDVVLVAHSKGGLIGKHVMAFGAASGRIRGMVTVAAPFGGSVYARYLAVSRSLRIFSPRDETILLLGQQTAVNARIVSVYGRFDPHIPGGSALAGAKNVQLDTGGHFRILADPRIVAEVAAMSESA, from the coding sequence GTGATCACCCTCGCGCGCAACCTCGGGTGGTGGATCCGCGACTACGCGTACGCGATCGTCTGGCAGGTACGGGCGTTCTTCGGCCGCACGGATCCGGCGGGATTCCGCACCGGCGACGGTGTACCGATCGTCGTTATCCCGGGCGTGTACGAGAGTTGGCGGTTCCTGCAGCCGTTGATCGTCGCTCTGCACGATCGCGGCCATCCCGTGCACGTGCTGGATCCGCTCCGCTCGAACCTGCAGCCCGTGCCCGAGGGGGCCGCGCGGGTCGTCGACTATCTCGCCGAGCGCGACCTGCGCGACGTCGTGCTCGTCGCGCATAGCAAGGGCGGGCTGATCGGCAAGCACGTGATGGCGTTCGGCGCCGCATCCGGTCGCATCCGGGGGATGGTGACCGTCGCGGCGCCGTTCGGTGGCTCCGTGTACGCCCGGTATCTCGCGGTGTCGCGCTCGCTCCGTATCTTCTCGCCGCGTGATGAGACGATCCTGCTCCTCGGACAGCAGACGGCCGTCAACGCGCGGATCGTCTCGGTCTACGGGCGGTTCGACCCGCACATCCCGGGCGGGAGCGCGCTCGCCGGAGCGAAGAATGTGCAGCTCGACACCGGTGGGCATTTCCGCATCCTGGCCGATCCGCGCATCGTCGCCGAGGTGGCCGCGATGAGTGAGAGCGCCTGA
- a CDS encoding DUF402 domain-containing protein, producing the protein MTVAPPASDRPAPGTPVTFRWRKWDGAPHWVHESVYLGRDEWGDWIGQQAGWRSARPGRDVVAESPNVTLVPAAGTYACTVNAAPARIRIYIDLAWDVRWSTTDADVIEGIDMDLDVVRALDDRGLYIDDRDEWEDHLAHYGYPAEVIAHLEPLALDLERRVGAHEPPFDDATADRWFARLAALGPSR; encoded by the coding sequence GTGACCGTGGCCCCGCCTGCATCCGACCGTCCCGCGCCCGGTACCCCGGTGACCTTCCGGTGGCGCAAATGGGACGGCGCCCCGCACTGGGTGCACGAGAGCGTCTACCTCGGACGCGACGAGTGGGGCGACTGGATCGGGCAGCAGGCCGGATGGCGGTCGGCCCGGCCGGGCCGCGACGTCGTCGCTGAGAGCCCGAACGTCACCCTCGTGCCCGCCGCCGGCACCTACGCGTGCACCGTGAATGCAGCGCCCGCCCGCATTCGGATCTACATCGATCTGGCCTGGGACGTGCGCTGGTCGACGACGGATGCGGACGTGATCGAAGGCATCGACATGGATCTCGACGTCGTGCGCGCGCTGGACGATCGCGGGCTGTACATCGACGACCGTGACGAGTGGGAAGACCATCTCGCGCACTACGGGTACCCGGCGGAGGTCATCGCGCATCTCGAGCCGCTCGCGCTCGATCTCGAGCGACGCGTCGGCGCCCACGAACCCCCGTTCGACGACGCCACGGCCGATCGTTGGTTCGCGCGCCTGGCCGCGCTCGGCCCCTCGCGCTGA
- a CDS encoding alpha/beta hydrolase — MRDGWSPDLLGAGFEQLTLPLALPGEHGQLVATLVRSLPHPLASWTAPLRDVDILYVHGWSDYFFQKELAQFWNRLGARFYALDLHRYGRSLRPGQIPGYADSLDEYDEDIELALEAMGQRGRMRRRVMLLGHSTGGLTLTLWAARNHGRVAALILNSPWLELQVGALARQAIAPLVAARARYQPRGQHPVVDLGFYTRAQTELGVIPTPEYQSEWRPPQGFPTHPGWFHAILVGHATIADGVDVGAPALVVLSARSTPPVRWLPEMTSTDSVLVDDEIARAALRIGPLVTVARIDGAIHDVFLSAPEPRASAYRVVADWAAGLPR, encoded by the coding sequence ATGCGTGACGGGTGGAGCCCCGACCTGCTCGGGGCGGGGTTCGAGCAGCTGACGCTGCCGCTCGCGCTCCCGGGTGAGCACGGCCAGCTCGTCGCGACGCTGGTGCGGAGCCTGCCGCATCCGCTCGCTTCCTGGACCGCTCCGCTGCGCGACGTCGACATCCTGTACGTGCACGGATGGTCGGACTACTTCTTCCAGAAGGAACTCGCGCAGTTCTGGAATCGACTCGGTGCCCGCTTCTACGCGCTCGATCTGCACCGGTACGGGCGGAGCCTGCGGCCCGGGCAGATCCCGGGCTACGCGGATTCGCTCGACGAGTACGACGAAGACATCGAACTCGCGCTCGAGGCGATGGGGCAGCGCGGACGGATGCGGCGGCGCGTCATGCTGCTCGGGCACTCGACCGGCGGGCTCACTCTGACGCTCTGGGCGGCGCGGAATCACGGGCGCGTCGCCGCGCTGATTCTGAACAGTCCCTGGCTCGAACTGCAGGTCGGGGCGCTCGCCCGGCAGGCGATCGCTCCGCTCGTGGCGGCGCGTGCGCGCTACCAGCCGCGAGGGCAGCATCCGGTCGTCGACCTCGGGTTCTACACGCGAGCGCAGACGGAGTTGGGCGTCATCCCGACGCCGGAGTATCAGTCGGAGTGGCGGCCCCCACAGGGTTTTCCGACGCATCCGGGCTGGTTCCACGCTATTCTCGTCGGGCACGCCACCATCGCGGACGGTGTCGATGTCGGCGCTCCGGCGCTCGTGGTGCTCTCCGCGCGGTCGACTCCGCCGGTGCGGTGGCTGCCGGAGATGACCTCCACCGACTCGGTGCTCGTGGACGATGAGATCGCGCGGGCCGCGCTCCGGATCGGGCCGCTCGTGACCGTCGCCCGCATCGACGGGGCCATCCACGACGTGTTCCTGTCGGCGCCGGAACCTCGGGCGAGCGCGTACCGGGTGGTCGCGGACTGGGCCGCCGGGCTGCCCCGGTAG
- a CDS encoding polyprenyl synthetase family protein, which produces MTRSPAAPGAHFASRLGLTERVFAGPASRRLLKAVEEGLDRVEIHIGEELRVTDRVADAASRYLYEAGGKRVRPMLTLLTAQLGDGVTDEVIDGAAALELTHLGSLYHDDVMDGADKRRGVPAAHSVWGNSIAILTGDLLFARASQIMARLGERAIRLQADTFERLVLGQMHETVGPTEGVDAVDHYLQVLSDKTGSLIAAAAQAGVLFSNAPAEYREPVLVFGEKVGVSFQLLDDVIDLSADPAVTGKVPGTDLRAGVPTMPYLLLATRTDAASAELVSRIDEGVALIADGADAAILDGPLAELREHDATAETLRLAHRWSAEAVEALAPLPRGPVREALTRFADAVADRSS; this is translated from the coding sequence GTGACCCGCAGCCCCGCCGCGCCTGGTGCGCACTTCGCGAGCCGTCTCGGCCTGACCGAGCGCGTGTTCGCCGGTCCCGCCTCCCGGCGGCTGCTGAAGGCGGTCGAGGAGGGCCTCGACCGGGTCGAGATCCACATCGGCGAAGAGCTGCGCGTGACCGATCGCGTCGCGGATGCGGCAAGCCGCTACCTGTACGAGGCGGGTGGCAAGCGGGTGCGCCCGATGCTGACCCTGCTGACCGCTCAGCTCGGCGACGGCGTCACCGACGAGGTCATCGACGGCGCGGCGGCCCTCGAACTCACGCACCTCGGTTCGCTATACCACGACGACGTCATGGACGGTGCCGACAAGCGCCGCGGTGTTCCGGCGGCGCATTCCGTCTGGGGCAACAGCATCGCCATCCTGACCGGCGATCTGCTCTTCGCCCGCGCGAGCCAGATCATGGCCCGACTCGGCGAACGCGCCATCCGGCTGCAGGCCGACACGTTCGAACGGCTCGTGCTCGGCCAGATGCACGAGACGGTGGGCCCGACCGAAGGCGTCGACGCCGTCGACCACTACCTGCAGGTGCTCTCCGACAAGACCGGGTCGCTCATCGCCGCCGCTGCCCAGGCGGGAGTGCTGTTCTCCAACGCCCCCGCCGAGTACCGCGAGCCCGTGCTCGTCTTCGGCGAAAAGGTCGGCGTCTCGTTCCAGCTGCTCGATGACGTCATCGATCTCTCCGCTGACCCGGCGGTGACCGGCAAGGTGCCCGGCACCGATCTGCGCGCGGGCGTGCCGACCATGCCGTACTTGCTGCTCGCCACGCGGACGGATGCGGCATCCGCCGAACTCGTCTCCCGCATCGACGAGGGTGTCGCGCTGATCGCCGACGGCGCTGACGCGGCGATTCTCGACGGCCCGCTCGCCGAACTGCGCGAGCACGACGCGACCGCGGAGACCCTCCGCCTGGCGCACCGCTGGTCGGCCGAAGCCGTCGAGGCACTCGCGCCCCTGCCGCGCGGGCCCGTGCGCGAGGCGCTCACCCGCTTCGCCGACGCGGTCGCCGACCGCAGCAGCTGA
- a CDS encoding demethylmenaquinone methyltransferase: MSEEHNRADLGKDPQRVSGMFDQVAQNYDRTNTVLSLGNDRLWRIATTRAVAPRRGQRILDLAAGTGASSVALARSGAEVVAADFSPGMIAEGARRHGDVPGLSFVEADATALPFADAEFDTVTISFGLRNVNDPRAALAEMRRVTKPGGRLVICEFSHPQHPLFAGLYRFYNDRILPVVAKGVSSNAEAYDYLNESIKDWPDQKTLAVWLREAGWADVAYRDLTFGIVALHRARAPFPRADAL, encoded by the coding sequence GTGAGCGAAGAGCACAACCGCGCCGACCTCGGCAAAGACCCGCAGCGCGTCAGCGGCATGTTCGACCAGGTCGCGCAGAACTACGACCGCACGAACACGGTGCTGAGTCTCGGCAACGACCGGCTCTGGCGCATCGCCACGACCCGCGCGGTCGCCCCGCGTCGCGGCCAGCGCATTCTCGACCTCGCCGCCGGCACCGGCGCGAGCTCCGTCGCTCTCGCGCGGAGCGGCGCCGAGGTCGTCGCCGCCGACTTCTCACCCGGCATGATCGCCGAGGGAGCCCGCCGCCACGGCGACGTGCCCGGACTGTCGTTCGTCGAAGCCGACGCCACGGCTCTCCCGTTCGCGGATGCGGAGTTCGACACCGTGACGATCTCGTTCGGCCTCCGCAACGTCAACGACCCGCGCGCGGCGCTCGCCGAGATGCGCCGGGTCACCAAACCCGGCGGACGGCTCGTCATCTGCGAGTTCTCGCACCCGCAGCATCCGCTCTTCGCCGGCCTGTACCGCTTCTACAACGACCGCATCCTGCCGGTCGTTGCGAAGGGCGTGAGTTCGAACGCCGAGGCGTACGACTACCTGAACGAGTCGATCAAGGACTGGCCCGACCAGAAGACGCTCGCCGTGTGGCTGCGTGAAGCCGGGTGGGCCGACGTCGCCTACCGCGACCTCACGTTCGGCATCGTCGCTCTGCACCGCGCCCGGGCGCCCTTCCCCCGGGCCGACGCCCTCTGA
- a CDS encoding isochorismate synthase, with the protein MTRSALPRLRVETREIDHVEDPLAFTDATHPLVWQRRGDGMVGYGAAVARVTGDAGTAIEDRWRELAAAADIDDPIGFPGTGLVGFGALAFAAASARSSAIVVPQLIVGRRHGRSWLTTVRTDGAISATPRATEYGPHWSATLGPGAQSPEGYMASVRAGLAAIAAGDVSKVVLARDLAGTVPAGSDLRRLVRALASGYPDTWAFAVDGLIGASPETLVTVEHGVVTARVLAGTAARGADPDADTAASLALATSPKDQDEHQFAVRSVLESLRPHTSALRASEQPFTLKLPNVWHLATDVEGRLADAASALDLVAALHPTAAVAGTPTATALEAIGRLEPFDRGRYAGPVGWIDANGSGEWAIALRCAQFDPGDPGAPIPLTAYAGAGIVAGSDPESELLETRVKFRPIVDALA; encoded by the coding sequence GTGACCCGATCCGCCCTCCCTCGACTGCGGGTGGAGACCCGTGAGATCGACCACGTCGAGGACCCCCTGGCCTTCACCGACGCCACGCATCCGCTCGTCTGGCAGCGGCGCGGCGACGGCATGGTCGGGTACGGCGCCGCGGTCGCGCGAGTGACGGGCGATGCGGGGACGGCGATCGAGGACCGCTGGCGCGAACTCGCCGCCGCGGCCGACATTGACGACCCGATCGGCTTTCCCGGAACGGGGCTCGTCGGTTTCGGCGCGCTCGCGTTCGCCGCCGCATCCGCCCGCTCGAGCGCCATCGTCGTGCCACAGCTCATCGTCGGACGCCGTCACGGCCGGTCGTGGCTGACGACCGTCCGCACCGACGGCGCGATCTCGGCGACGCCGCGCGCGACAGAGTACGGCCCGCACTGGTCGGCCACGCTCGGTCCGGGCGCGCAGTCGCCGGAGGGGTACATGGCATCCGTTCGCGCGGGCCTCGCCGCCATCGCCGCCGGAGACGTGAGCAAAGTCGTGCTCGCCCGCGACCTGGCCGGAACGGTGCCCGCCGGCTCCGACCTCCGCCGCCTCGTGCGAGCGCTCGCTTCCGGATACCCCGACACCTGGGCGTTCGCGGTCGACGGGTTGATCGGCGCGAGCCCGGAAACGCTCGTCACGGTCGAGCACGGCGTCGTGACCGCACGGGTGCTCGCCGGCACCGCCGCTCGGGGCGCGGATCCGGATGCGGACACCGCCGCATCCCTCGCCCTCGCCACGAGCCCGAAGGATCAGGACGAGCACCAGTTCGCGGTGCGCAGCGTGCTCGAGTCTCTCCGCCCGCACACGAGTGCGCTGCGCGCGAGCGAGCAGCCGTTCACGCTGAAGCTGCCGAACGTCTGGCATCTCGCGACCGACGTGGAGGGCCGGCTGGCGGATGCGGCATCCGCCCTCGACCTCGTGGCTGCCCTGCATCCGACCGCCGCGGTCGCCGGCACCCCGACGGCCACCGCGCTCGAGGCCATCGGCCGCCTCGAGCCGTTCGATCGCGGGCGGTACGCCGGTCCGGTCGGCTGGATCGACGCGAACGGATCGGGCGAGTGGGCCATTGCGCTGCGCTGCGCGCAGTTCGATCCCGGCGACCCGGGCGCCCCGATCCCGCTGACCGCCTACGCGGGTGCCGGGATCGTCGCCGGCAGCGATCCCGAGTCGGAGCTGCTCGAGACCCGGGTGAAGTTCCGCCCGATCGTCGACGCGCTCGCCTGA
- a CDS encoding alpha/beta fold hydrolase yields MQPARVVDPQGREFRVFSSRGAPGAPVYVLVHGIGMSHRSLEGLHAALAAHATVHTIDLPGFGGVPRPAGELDVPTMAAALGRVIDGLGAQRIVAVGHSMGAQWVTELGVQRPDLVSRVVVIGPAADVRHRTALAQGLALAVDSTRERPATNAIVVADYIRCGLPWFVTQLRAMLAYPLEERTAVLRMPLLVIRGGWDPVAGRRWSREVRDSARDAHLVEIPRRPHYAQHSAPRAVASAIRTFADADAAIGPDAALPPVPR; encoded by the coding sequence ATGCAGCCCGCGCGCGTCGTCGATCCCCAGGGGCGCGAGTTCCGCGTCTTCTCCTCGAGGGGTGCACCCGGCGCCCCCGTCTACGTGCTGGTGCACGGGATAGGGATGTCGCACCGCTCGCTCGAAGGACTGCACGCCGCTCTCGCCGCCCACGCGACCGTGCACACGATCGATCTGCCGGGCTTCGGCGGGGTGCCCCGGCCGGCCGGTGAACTCGATGTGCCGACGATGGCGGCCGCTCTCGGACGTGTGATCGATGGATTGGGCGCGCAGCGGATCGTCGCCGTCGGCCACTCGATGGGCGCGCAGTGGGTGACCGAGCTCGGGGTGCAGCGCCCCGACCTCGTGTCGCGCGTCGTCGTGATCGGCCCGGCCGCCGACGTGCGTCACCGCACCGCGCTCGCGCAGGGGCTCGCGCTCGCCGTCGACTCCACTCGCGAGCGTCCGGCGACGAACGCGATCGTCGTGGCCGACTACATCCGGTGCGGGCTGCCCTGGTTCGTGACTCAGCTGCGGGCGATGCTGGCGTACCCGCTCGAGGAGCGGACCGCTGTGCTCCGGATGCCTCTTCTCGTCATCCGCGGGGGATGGGACCCGGTGGCGGGAAGACGCTGGAGCCGCGAGGTGCGCGACAGCGCGCGGGATGCGCACCTGGTCGAGATCCCTCGTCGTCCGCACTACGCGCAGCACTCCGCCCCGCGCGCCGTCGCCTCCGCGATCCGGACATTCGCGGATGCGGATGCCGCCATCGGCCCGGATGCCGCACTCCCTCCGGTGCCGCGGTGA
- a CDS encoding FAD-dependent oxidoreductase, with the protein MSKLRLAIVGAGPAGIYAADLLLKAERAFDVSIDLFEQLPAPYGLVRYGVAPDHPRIKGIITALRDVLDRGDIRLFGNVRFGQDITLDDLKKHYNAVIFSTGAIRDADLDIPGIDAHSSFGAADFVSWFDGHPDVPRTWPLDAQSVAVVGVGNVALDVSRMLVKHAEDLLPTEIPENVHAGLAASEITDVHVFGRRGPAQVKFTPLELRELGELRDVDMVVYDEDFDYDEATKNAIASNKQIMVIDRVLQSWRKRPSVNNAGGEASRRLHLHFWAKPVEVKKDADGRVSALVYERTRPDGEGGVTGTGELRELPIQQLYRAVGYFGSPLPGVPFDERHGVIPNQEGQALHPDSNEIVPGVFATGWIKRGPVGLIGHTKSDAMETVRHVINGQGSWWQPEDPSEESIPALLAERGVRWTDLEGWHRLDEHEVALGEPHARARIKVVDRAEMVNVSRGE; encoded by the coding sequence ATGAGCAAGCTGAGGCTGGCGATCGTCGGTGCAGGTCCCGCGGGGATCTACGCCGCAGACCTGCTGCTGAAGGCGGAGCGGGCGTTCGACGTCTCGATCGACCTCTTCGAGCAGCTGCCCGCACCCTACGGACTCGTCCGTTACGGCGTCGCCCCCGACCATCCGCGCATCAAGGGCATCATCACGGCCCTTCGCGATGTGCTCGACCGTGGCGACATCCGGCTGTTCGGCAACGTGCGCTTCGGGCAGGACATCACGCTCGACGACCTCAAGAAGCACTACAACGCGGTGATCTTCTCGACGGGCGCGATCCGGGATGCCGACCTCGACATCCCCGGCATCGACGCGCACTCCTCATTCGGCGCCGCCGACTTCGTCAGCTGGTTCGACGGTCACCCCGATGTGCCGCGCACGTGGCCGCTCGACGCGCAGTCCGTCGCCGTGGTGGGTGTCGGCAACGTTGCCCTCGATGTGTCCCGGATGCTGGTCAAGCACGCCGAAGACCTGCTCCCCACCGAGATCCCCGAGAACGTGCACGCCGGGCTCGCCGCATCCGAGATCACGGACGTCCACGTGTTCGGCCGGCGCGGACCCGCCCAGGTGAAGTTCACGCCGCTCGAACTCCGCGAGCTCGGCGAACTGCGCGACGTCGACATGGTCGTCTACGACGAGGACTTCGACTACGACGAGGCGACCAAGAACGCCATCGCCAGCAACAAGCAGATCATGGTCATCGACCGCGTGCTGCAGTCGTGGCGGAAGCGCCCGAGTGTCAACAACGCCGGCGGCGAGGCCTCGCGGCGTCTGCACCTGCACTTCTGGGCGAAGCCCGTCGAGGTGAAGAAGGATGCCGACGGTCGGGTGTCTGCGCTGGTCTACGAGCGCACGCGTCCCGATGGCGAGGGTGGTGTGACCGGTACCGGCGAGCTCCGCGAGCTGCCAATCCAGCAGCTCTACCGTGCGGTGGGCTACTTCGGTTCGCCGCTGCCGGGGGTGCCGTTCGACGAGCGGCACGGCGTGATCCCGAACCAGGAGGGGCAGGCGCTGCATCCGGATTCGAACGAGATCGTGCCGGGCGTCTTCGCGACCGGCTGGATCAAGCGCGGTCCGGTCGGGCTCATCGGCCACACGAAGTCCGACGCGATGGAGACCGTGCGGCACGTCATCAACGGGCAGGGTTCGTGGTGGCAGCCGGAGGACCCGTCGGAAGAGTCGATTCCCGCGCTCCTGGCCGAACGCGGCGTGCGCTGGACCGACCTCGAGGGCTGGCACCGTCTCGATGAGCACGAGGTCGCCCTCGGCGAACCGCACGCTCGCGCCCGCATCAAAGTCGTCGATCGCGCCGAGATGGTGAACGTGTCGCGAGGCGAGTGA
- a CDS encoding FBP domain-containing protein translates to MRALTEDELRAALVNADADERRVAAIPLDFVLADWDHLDFLAWRDPRSRGRAYLVADRDGEAVGILLRAADGSSSARSAMCNVCHTMQPADQVTLFTARKAGDAGGHGDSVGTYMCADLSCHENVRLAAPLAPSEIRASVDRRIDGTRRRAEAFIDRVAGRGM, encoded by the coding sequence ATGCGGGCACTGACCGAGGATGAATTGCGCGCCGCGCTGGTGAATGCGGATGCAGACGAGCGCCGGGTCGCGGCGATCCCGCTCGACTTCGTGCTCGCGGATTGGGACCACCTCGACTTTCTCGCGTGGCGGGATCCGCGCAGCCGCGGACGCGCGTACCTCGTCGCCGACCGGGACGGTGAAGCGGTGGGGATTCTGCTGCGCGCGGCCGACGGGTCGAGCTCGGCCCGTTCGGCGATGTGCAACGTCTGCCACACGATGCAGCCGGCCGACCAGGTGACGCTCTTCACCGCGCGTAAGGCCGGGGATGCCGGCGGACACGGCGACAGTGTCGGAACGTACATGTGCGCCGACCTCTCGTGCCACGAGAACGTGCGCCTGGCGGCTCCGCTGGCGCCGAGCGAGATCCGAGCGAGCGTCGACCGGCGCATCGACGGCACCAGGCGCCGCGCGGAGGCATTCATCGACCGCGTCGCCGGACGGGGGATGTAG